In the genome of Candidatus Acidiferrales bacterium, one region contains:
- a CDS encoding bifunctional precorrin-2 dehydrogenase/sirohydrochlorin ferrochelatase, whose translation MRYYPAFLDLRGKRCAVIGGGKVAERKVRALLQAGAKVYVASPDLTPALARMAHQGRIAYRRGPYEHLDLDGVFLVVAATNRPFTQKRVAEDAARRNVLCNVVDAPEHSSLIVPASLARGDLQIAISTGGASPALAQKLRQQLEKRYGVEYAQFLRWMQAARKRLLERVSSGELRARTFHRLAGSDILRMLRSGRQKMARQRLEKILESARNRKRARRARKAHKAHKAKKIG comes from the coding sequence ATGCGCTATTACCCCGCATTCCTGGATTTGCGCGGCAAGAGGTGTGCCGTGATTGGCGGAGGCAAGGTGGCCGAACGCAAGGTGCGCGCGCTGCTCCAGGCCGGCGCCAAGGTCTATGTTGCGAGCCCCGATCTGACGCCGGCACTGGCCCGCATGGCGCATCAAGGCCGCATCGCCTATCGGCGCGGGCCCTATGAGCACCTCGACCTCGATGGTGTGTTTCTGGTGGTTGCGGCCACCAACCGCCCGTTCACCCAAAAGCGAGTGGCTGAGGATGCGGCCCGGCGCAACGTTCTCTGCAACGTGGTGGACGCGCCGGAGCATTCGAGCTTGATCGTTCCAGCCTCGCTCGCCCGCGGCGATTTGCAGATTGCCATCTCCACCGGCGGCGCGAGCCCGGCGCTGGCGCAAAAGCTCCGCCAGCAACTCGAAAAGCGGTACGGGGTAGAGTATGCTCAATTCTTGCGCTGGATGCAGGCCGCGCGCAAACGGCTTTTGGAACGCGTTTCCTCAGGCGAGCTGCGCGCCAGGACGTTTCACCGCCTGGCAGGCTCGGACATCCTTCGCATGCTCCGGAGCGGTCGCCAAAAAATGGCCCGGCAGCGGCTCGAAAAGATCCTTGAGAGTGCCCGAAACCGGAAGCGCGCCCGGCGCGCTCGGAAAGCCCACAAGGCCCACAAGGCAAAGAAAATAGGATGA